One stretch of Echeneis naucrates chromosome 11, fEcheNa1.1, whole genome shotgun sequence DNA includes these proteins:
- the LOC115050798 gene encoding gap junction beta-4 protein-like isoform X1 — translation MNWAFLEGLLSGVNKYSTAFGRIWLAIVFIFRLLVFLVACEKVWGDEQKDFDCNTRQPGCHNVCYDHYFPISYTRLWALQLIFVTCPSLLVTLHVAYRKDRERKNRLKHGEDCVPLYPNTGKKRGGLWWTYFFSLLFKIAVDATFVFLLFYIYEATFFPPLVKCTEYPCPNVVDCYIARPTEKKIFTVFMVVTSFVCIFLTLCEILYLCGKRFTECCVGEPRSVRENGFMMTRTPLTGKENSSYKGHVLEKAQMADSSNGELGKESSAPAYSIAVS, via the exons ATGAACTGGGCCTTCCTTGAGGGCCTCCTTAGTGGGGTGAACAAGTATTCAACAGCGTTTGGTCGGATCTGGCTtgctattgttttcattttcaggcttTTAGTTTTTCTGGTGGCTTGCGAGAAAGTATGGGGTGATGAGCAGAAGGACTTTGACTGCAACACCCGTCAGCCCGGTTGCCACAATGTTTGCTATGACCATTACTTCCCCATCTCTTACACCCGACTCTGGGCTCTTCAGCTCATCTTTGTCACATGCCCGTCACTTCTCGTGACGCTCCATGTGGCCTACAGAAAAGATCGGGAGCGCAAAAACCGGTTGAAGCACGGGGAAGACTGTGTCCCTCTGTATCCTAACACAGGGAAGAAACGAGGTGGTCTCTGGTGGACCTACTTCTTCAGCCTGCTGTTCAAGATTGCAGTGGATGCAACATTTGTCTTCTTGCTGTTCTACATTTACGAGGCGACCTTCTTCCCCCCATTGGTGAAATGCACTGAATACCCGTGTCCAAATGTTGTCGACTGCTACATTGCCAG GCccacagagaagaaaatatttacCGTCTTCATGGTGGTCACTAGCTTTGTGTGTATCTTCCTCACCCTCTGCGAGATCTTGTATCTGTGTGGAAAGAGGTTCACAGAGTGCTGTGTTGGAGAACCACGCTCCGTGAGAGAAAATGGCTTCATGATGACCAGAACTCCTCTGACTGGGAAGGAAAACTCTTCTTATAAAGGTCATGTTCTGGAAAAAGCACAGATGGCCGACAGTAGCAATGGAGAGTTGGGCAAAGAGAGTTCAGCTCCAGCTTACAGCATAGCAGTCTCCTGA
- the tmem54b gene encoding transmembrane protein 54b, protein MAEAGVCCSTLEEPKALMKMGLGMILIGHVNFLLGALVHGVVLRHINLQKQARAMEYAISNVVALTSGLVGIVVGILAIVCSKNKKSRGLTWSLFSVSLAASMMAGASAIGLTVSMVAAIVHGGRSLLTHCRFPDAIGYSSITNECPFDPTRIYSTTLILWLPLIVTCVTQVVFCARCFAVCISFLGLQCCPNRKIHRDYGRAINVVRPIETAASCRYTEPPRSSDDFPARHTQPPRSYHESPRRTTAPPRRQQRPPPRQHRSLPPSERQPLHPPYGERSGRQRPETMAGSHQRAPEQHQLLKRGTLERSSLWI, encoded by the exons ATGGCCGAAGCAG GAGTGTGTTGTTCCACCCTGGAAGAACCAAAGGCCCTGATGAAGATGGGACTGGGCATGATCCTGATTGGTCATGTTAACTTCCTGTTAGGAGCTCTGGTGCACGGTGTGGTGCTCAGGCACATCAACCTTCAGAAGCAGGCCCGGGCCATGGAGTATGCCATCTCCAACGTGGTGGCGCTCACCTCCGGCCTGGTG GGAATTGTTGTTGGCATCCTGGCTATTGTCTGTTCCAAAAACAAGAAGAGCCGGGGCCTG ACATGGtcccttttctctgtcagtcttGCGGCATCAATGATGGCGGGAGCTTCAGCCATCGGACTCACTGTGTCTATGGTGGCGGCCATCGTTCACGGTGGGCGAAGCCTCTTGACTCACTGCCGCTTCCCTGACGCCATTGGCTACTCCAGCATCACCAATGAGTGTCCTTTTGACCCCACACGCATCTAT AGTACCACTCTGATCCTCTGGTTGCCTCTGATTGTGACCTGTGTCACCCAAGTGGTGTTTTGTGCCCGGTGCTTTGCTGTCTGCATTTCATTCCTGGGTTTGCAGTGCTGCCCCAACAGAAAGATACACAGAGACTATGGCAGAGCG atcAATGTGGTTAGGCCAATAGAAACAGCTGCATCCTGTCGCTATACTGAACCTCCAAGATCTTCGGATGATTTTCCAGCTCGACATACTCAACCACCAAGAAGCTATCACGAATCTCCGAGACGGACCACTGCACCCCCAAGACGGCAGCAGCGACCTCCTCCCCGTCAGCACCGCAGTCTTCCTCCTTCAGAAAGGCAGCCTCTTCATCCACCGTATGGAGAAAGGTCAGGCAGACAAAGGCCAGAGACGATGGCTGGCAGCCACCAAAGGGCACCAGAGCAACACCAACTGCTGAAGAGGGGTACGCTGGAAAGGTCCAGCCTCTGGATTTAG
- the LOC115051460 gene encoding gap junction beta-3 protein-like, whose product MDWKFLQGLLSGVNKYSTAFGRIWLSVVFVFRVLVFVVAAERVWIDDQGHFDCNTRQPGCTNICYDYFFPVSHIRLWALQLIFVTCPSFMVVLHVAYRQERERKYQAKHGESAHLYDNPGQKHGGLWWTYLMSLFVKTTFEITFLYLLHYIYDSFKLPRKVQCDISPCPNLVDCYISRPTEKTIFTYFMVGASVLCVLLNICEVFYLIAARVVNLKHRGTIHTLTRKSHPGVECDAFNSSLAS is encoded by the coding sequence ATGGATTGGAAGTTTCTCCAGGGTCTTCTCAGTGGAGTCAACAAGTACTCCACTGCCTTTGGTCGCATCTGGCTGTCGGTGGTCTTTGTCTTTCGGGTGTTGGTCTTTGTGGTGGCTGCAGAGCGTGTCTGGATTGATGACCAGGGACACTTTGATTGCAACACCCGCCAACCAGGTTGCACCAACATCTGCTATGACTACTTCTTCCCCGTCTCTCACATTCGCCTGTGGGCTCTCCAGCTCATATTTGTCACCTGCCCATCATTCATGGTGGTTTTACACGTGGCCTACCGACAAGAGCGGGAACGCAAGTATCAGGCCAAGCACGGCGAGAGTGCTCACCTGTATGACAACCCAGGCCAAAAGCACGGTGGTCTCTGGTGGACGTATCTAATGAGCCTTTTTGTCAAAACCACCTTCGAAATCACATTCCTCTACTTGCTCCACTATATCTACGACAGCTTCAAGCTGCCCAGGAAGGTCCAGTGTGACATCAGCCCCTGTCCCAATTTGGTGGACTGCTACATTTCACGGCCCACTGAGAAGACCATTTTCACCTACTTCATGGTGGGGGCGTCcgtcctgtgtgtgttgctcaaCATCTGTGAGGTTTTTTATCTGATCGCAGCCAGGGTGGTCAATCTCAAACACCGGGGAACCATCCACACTTTGACAAGAAAGAGCCACCCTGGCGTGGAGTGTGACGCCTTCAATTCCTCTCTTGCATCCTAA
- the LOC115050798 gene encoding gap junction beta-3 protein-like isoform X2, which translates to MNWAFLEGLLSGVNKYSTAFGRIWLAIVFIFRLLVFLVACEKVWGDEQKDFDCNTRQPGCHNVCYDHYFPISYTRLWALQLIFVTCPSLLVTLHVAYRKDRERKNRLKHGEDCVPLYPNTGKKRGGLWWTYFFSLLFKIAVDATFVFLLFYIYEATFFPPLVKCTEYPCPNVVDCYIARPTEKKIFTVFMVVTSFVCIFLTLCEILYLCGKRFTECCENSSYKGHVLEKAQMADSSNGELGKESSAPAYSIAVS; encoded by the exons ATGAACTGGGCCTTCCTTGAGGGCCTCCTTAGTGGGGTGAACAAGTATTCAACAGCGTTTGGTCGGATCTGGCTtgctattgttttcattttcaggcttTTAGTTTTTCTGGTGGCTTGCGAGAAAGTATGGGGTGATGAGCAGAAGGACTTTGACTGCAACACCCGTCAGCCCGGTTGCCACAATGTTTGCTATGACCATTACTTCCCCATCTCTTACACCCGACTCTGGGCTCTTCAGCTCATCTTTGTCACATGCCCGTCACTTCTCGTGACGCTCCATGTGGCCTACAGAAAAGATCGGGAGCGCAAAAACCGGTTGAAGCACGGGGAAGACTGTGTCCCTCTGTATCCTAACACAGGGAAGAAACGAGGTGGTCTCTGGTGGACCTACTTCTTCAGCCTGCTGTTCAAGATTGCAGTGGATGCAACATTTGTCTTCTTGCTGTTCTACATTTACGAGGCGACCTTCTTCCCCCCATTGGTGAAATGCACTGAATACCCGTGTCCAAATGTTGTCGACTGCTACATTGCCAG GCccacagagaagaaaatatttacCGTCTTCATGGTGGTCACTAGCTTTGTGTGTATCTTCCTCACCCTCTGCGAGATCTTGTATCTGTGTGGAAAGAGGTTCACAGAGTGCTGT GAAAACTCTTCTTATAAAGGTCATGTTCTGGAAAAAGCACAGATGGCCGACAGTAGCAATGGAGAGTTGGGCAAAGAGAGTTCAGCTCCAGCTTACAGCATAGCAGTCTCCTGA